In Polyangiaceae bacterium, a genomic segment contains:
- a CDS encoding serine/threonine protein kinase → MSLPPPNIDQPDLKGMKAARRRGAPRFAGSRLGKYHVGARLAAGGAASVYLARLTGPHNYERLLALKIIHEHLADEQEFVDMFLDEANLASRLAHPNVVHVFELAREDDVLFMAMEYLHGQPLSQVYRRFVEKAEPLPLDLVAWIGARAADGLHHAHELCDETGRRLGLVHRDVSPQNVIVTYDGQVKVVDFGIARADGRLAQTAMGQIKGKFSYMAPEQALGKPYDHRSDLFALGATLYELAMGRRLFRGEDEMETLRKVISAEVPTPRSINPDFPVALETILLRVLSLDPERRHASANELARDLDAFAAAGGAKDHAERLGELITEAFNDERAKQEAALARLREATVVESVGQHPTLPSDSTQLNSGLDNATPEVSTTTSRSRSKYWIGLALAAVVAIFVIVSMRKNPDAAAAGGNVAVEVTWTPAVPASVSIDGQRVEGIPAVTHLPRAERSVSVKIAAEGYEPTELLVVPDRDRSVLLRLTEQRLLPPEVPPSPMDEVPSAAPAASEEPPTKSGKQPRWYGKPAAKPATTGAPKSKVIDQNPF, encoded by the coding sequence ATGAGTCTACCGCCCCCCAACATAGACCAGCCCGATCTGAAGGGCATGAAAGCGGCCAGGCGACGCGGAGCGCCGCGCTTCGCAGGGTCGCGGCTCGGCAAGTATCACGTGGGTGCGCGGCTCGCGGCAGGTGGTGCTGCATCCGTCTATCTCGCGCGCCTCACTGGCCCCCACAACTACGAGCGGCTGCTCGCGCTGAAGATCATCCACGAGCACCTTGCCGACGAACAGGAGTTCGTCGACATGTTCCTCGATGAGGCGAACCTCGCCTCGCGTCTCGCACACCCCAACGTCGTCCATGTCTTCGAGCTCGCGCGTGAAGACGACGTGCTCTTCATGGCCATGGAGTACCTGCATGGCCAGCCGCTCAGCCAAGTGTACCGACGCTTCGTCGAGAAAGCGGAACCACTTCCCCTCGACCTCGTAGCGTGGATTGGTGCGCGCGCGGCTGACGGTCTGCACCATGCCCACGAGCTCTGTGACGAAACCGGTCGACGACTTGGGCTCGTCCATCGCGACGTGAGTCCGCAGAACGTCATTGTCACCTACGACGGCCAGGTCAAGGTCGTCGACTTCGGCATCGCACGGGCCGACGGTCGTCTCGCTCAGACTGCCATGGGGCAGATCAAGGGCAAGTTCAGCTATATGGCGCCGGAGCAGGCGCTGGGCAAACCCTACGATCACCGCTCGGACTTGTTCGCACTCGGCGCCACGCTCTACGAGCTCGCCATGGGCCGCCGCCTGTTCCGCGGGGAAGATGAGATGGAGACCTTGCGCAAGGTCATCTCCGCTGAGGTCCCCACGCCGCGGAGCATCAACCCCGATTTCCCGGTGGCGCTCGAGACGATCCTGCTCCGCGTGCTCTCCCTGGATCCCGAGCGACGCCACGCCTCCGCCAATGAGCTGGCGCGCGATCTCGATGCGTTTGCGGCAGCGGGCGGCGCCAAGGACCATGCGGAGCGCCTGGGCGAGCTGATCACGGAAGCGTTCAACGACGAGCGGGCAAAGCAAGAAGCCGCGCTGGCCAGGCTACGGGAGGCAACCGTGGTCGAGAGCGTCGGTCAACATCCGACGCTCCCCAGCGACTCGACTCAGCTGAACTCAGGTCTCGACAACGCCACCCCAGAGGTTTCGACGACCACGTCCCGCAGTCGCTCGAAGTACTGGATCGGCTTGGCACTTGCTGCGGTGGTCGCGATCTTCGTCATCGTTTCGATGAGGAAAAATCCAGACGCTGCGGCTGCCGGGGGCAACGTGGCGGTCGAGGTGACCTGGACCCCCGCCGTCCCAGCCTCGGTGAGCATCGACGGGCAGCGCGTTGAGGGTATCCCCGCGGTTACGCACCTCCCACGTGCGGAGCGCAGCGTCAGCGTCAAAATCGCCGCAGAAGGCTACGAACCGACGGAGCTCTTGGTGGTCCCCGATCGCGATCGCAGCGTGCTGCTTCGCTTGACGGAACAGCGCTTGCTCCCCCCTGAAGTACCGCCTTCGCCCATGGACGAAGTACCGAGCGCTGCGCCTGCAGCCAGCGAGGAACCGCCCACGAAGTCCGGCAAGCAGCCGCGTTGGTATGGAAAGCCTGCAGCGAAGCCAGCCACCACAGGCGCGCCAAAGTCCAAGGTGATCGACCAAAATCCGTTCTAG
- a CDS encoding transcriptional regulator gives MVKKLGRPSGRFTQHRRIERLQEILTKHPKGLSLYELADHLGVTVRTMRRYLKEVEKDFDFEKTRPRSGAQLWRIRASEIPRKVELRRTQAYALLAARRLFEPLRGSALFDEIDMAINKLLNFAQRPGRGPNAGLADARLEDRFLYLPHAPKNYMQKTEELDDLFQAVSDLRPLSMVYRQSDKKSEERVTIHPYALVMHRDSIYAVGLHAEKNEVRTFVLDRMRDTEASATDRFELPEGFSIDEYFQGQFGIWRSDDKQQVVIDFDAQAAQFVRMRVVHPSQRLQLLSGGGVRLTMQVGNLIPVRTWVLEWGARARVVEPPELVQMVTEELSEALKNYSKPVKDKPVEKKAKKAKKRTTS, from the coding sequence GTGGTGAAGAAGCTGGGACGTCCATCGGGTCGCTTTACCCAACATCGGCGCATCGAGCGGCTACAAGAGATCCTCACCAAGCATCCGAAGGGCCTCTCGCTGTACGAGCTGGCGGATCACTTGGGGGTCACCGTGCGCACCATGCGCCGTTACCTCAAGGAAGTGGAGAAGGACTTCGACTTCGAGAAGACGCGGCCGCGCAGCGGTGCCCAGCTGTGGCGTATTCGTGCTTCGGAGATCCCACGCAAGGTTGAGCTCCGCCGCACCCAGGCCTACGCGCTGCTAGCGGCGCGCCGCCTGTTCGAGCCGCTGCGTGGGTCGGCTCTGTTCGATGAGATCGACATGGCGATCAACAAGCTGTTGAACTTCGCCCAGCGGCCTGGGCGCGGTCCCAACGCTGGACTCGCCGACGCTCGCCTCGAAGATCGCTTTCTCTATCTGCCGCACGCGCCGAAGAACTACATGCAAAAGACGGAAGAGCTCGATGACCTCTTCCAGGCGGTGAGTGACCTGCGCCCGCTGTCGATGGTGTACCGGCAGAGCGACAAGAAGTCTGAAGAGCGCGTGACGATTCACCCTTATGCGCTCGTGATGCACCGTGACAGCATCTACGCCGTAGGTCTCCATGCGGAAAAGAACGAGGTTCGTACGTTCGTGCTCGACCGCATGCGGGACACCGAGGCGTCGGCGACGGATCGCTTCGAGTTGCCCGAAGGCTTCTCCATCGATGAGTACTTTCAGGGCCAGTTCGGCATCTGGCGCAGCGATGACAAGCAGCAGGTCGTGATCGACTTCGATGCCCAAGCAGCGCAGTTCGTACGCATGCGCGTCGTGCACCCGAGTCAGCGGCTACAGCTCCTATCAGGGGGCGGCGTGCGACTCACGATGCAAGTCGGCAACCTGATCCCTGTACGCACCTGGGTGCTCGAGTGGGGCGCCCGCGCCCGCGTCGTGGAGCCCCCAGAGCTCGTGCAGATGGTCACCGAAGAACTCAGCGAGGCGCTGAAGAACTACAGCAAACCGGTCAAAGACAAGCCGGTAGAGAAGAAGGCCAAGAAGGCCAAGAAGCGCACAACGAGCTGA
- a CDS encoding lytic transglycosylase domain-containing protein, with amino-acid sequence MSDPETTTRRALRIRRPRRVGATLAGGLLTSATLLVGGSAEADIFKHVDKDGTISFSNVPGNKQGSLYLKEKPKLKVQPFFPKDTSPERYTRYDVHIRQAATLYQIPEALVRAVIKVESDFDPRALSPANARGLMQMIPETAERMMVTDIFDPRQNIFGGVRYLRILANTFNGNLELTIAAYNAGENAVMRYGGIPPYAETQAYVVKVLGYYRHFRALDQTYGQKR; translated from the coding sequence ATGAGCGACCCTGAAACCACGACTCGACGCGCGCTGCGCATCCGCCGTCCCCGGCGCGTAGGCGCTACCCTGGCTGGCGGTCTCCTCACGAGCGCGACGCTGCTCGTTGGCGGCAGCGCGGAAGCGGACATCTTCAAGCACGTGGACAAGGACGGCACCATCTCCTTCTCCAACGTGCCAGGGAACAAGCAGGGCTCGCTTTACCTGAAAGAGAAGCCCAAGCTCAAGGTCCAACCGTTTTTCCCTAAGGATACGAGCCCGGAGCGCTACACGCGCTACGACGTGCACATCCGTCAAGCGGCGACGCTGTACCAAATCCCCGAGGCGCTGGTGCGCGCCGTGATCAAGGTGGAGAGCGATTTCGACCCCCGGGCGCTCTCGCCGGCGAACGCCCGCGGCCTGATGCAGATGATCCCGGAGACGGCGGAACGCATGATGGTCACGGACATCTTCGATCCGCGGCAGAATATCTTTGGTGGCGTGCGCTACCTGCGCATCCTCGCCAATACCTTCAACGGCAATCTCGAGCTGACCATCGCTGCCTACAACGCAGGCGAGAACGCGGTGATGCGCTACGGCGGGATCCCACCCTACGCAGAGACACAAGCCTACGTGGTCAAGGTGCTCGGCTACTACCGCCACTTCCGCGCGCTGGATCAGACCTACGGACAGAAGCGCTAG